In Helianthus annuus cultivar XRQ/B chromosome 8, HanXRQr2.0-SUNRISE, whole genome shotgun sequence, a single genomic region encodes these proteins:
- the LOC110873845 gene encoding phytosulfokine receptor 1 produces the protein MPSSQIVAILAAIASFFVITLIFSLIYIICRITRKNRRVAESRPRTRAVRGRNRDTSTSVISVSESQLFDPSLNKIEMVDLVKATRNFSPDLIVGDGSFGYVYKARLATGVTVAAKKLGPDAFQGYREFKAEMETLGNIQQHDNIVKFFGYCATGSDRILIYEFIEKGSLDQWLYDTSSIGAAASARLPLSWRTRVNIMKGVAKGLEFMHNLDKPIIHRDIKASNVLLDADFEAHIADFGLARTIQESHSHVSTQVAGTMGYMPPEYIHGATTATVAGDVYSFGILMFEVATARRPNLRIKGEDGRDVRLVEWVMNMVSQNQQMKLLDARILKDELNKEEVHEYLSIATFCISEIPKLRPTMKEVVNLFDQI, from the coding sequence ATGCCTTCTTCACAAATTGTAGCCATCCTTGCGGCCATAGCCAGCTTCTTTGTCATCACCCTCATCTTCTCCCTCATCTACATCATATGCCGGATTACCCGAAAAAACCGCCGTGTCGCAGAATCTCGGCCCCGGACAAGAGCCGTCCGAGGTCGCAATCGCGATACATCAACCTCGGTCATCAGCGTCTCCGAGAGCCAGCTGTTTGATCCGTCGTTGAACAAGATCGAGATGGTTGACCTGGTCAAAGCTACCCGAAACTTCTCACCGGATTTAATCGTTGGCGATGGAAGTTTCGGGTATGTTTACAAGGCCCGCCTCGCGACGGGTGTCACTGTCGCGGCTAAGAAGCTCGGGCCTGACGCGTTTCAAGGGTACCGAGAGTTTAAGGCTGAGATGGAAACTTTGGGCAATATTCAACAACACGATAATATTGTTAAGTTTTTCGGGTATTGTGCAACGGGTTCGGATCGGATTCTGATTTATGAGTTTATCGAAAAAGGAAGCCTTGACCAATGGCTGTACGACACGTCATCAATAGGCGCTGCGGCGTCAGCAAGGTTACCGTTATCTTGGAGGACTAGAGTCAATATAATGAAAGGAGTAGCAAAGGGGCTAGAATTTATGCATAATTTGGACAAACCTATAATTCATAGGGACATTAAAGCAAGTAATGTTTTATTGGATGCGGATTTTGAAGCTCATATTGCGGATTTTGGGTTAGCACGGACGATTCAGGAATCACATTCACATGTCTCGACACAAGTAGCAGGGACGATGGGGTACATGCCACCAGAATATATTCACGGGGCCACTACAGCCACTGTTGCGGGAGACGTGTATAGTTTTGGGATATTGATGTTTGAGGTTGCCACTGCTAGGCGTCCCAACTTGCGAATCAAAGGCGAGGATGGAAGAGATGTTCGGCTCGTTGAATGGGTAATGAATATGGTGTCACAAAATCAGCAAATGAAATTGTTGGATGCTCGTATATTGAAAGATGAATTAAACAAGGAAGAGGTACATGAGTACCTTAGTATTGCTACATTTTGCATTAGTGAAATACCTAAATTACGACCAACTATGAAAGAAGTTGTCAATTTATTCGATCAAATTTAA